One window from the genome of Phoenix dactylifera cultivar Barhee BC4 unplaced genomic scaffold, palm_55x_up_171113_PBpolish2nd_filt_p 001011F, whole genome shotgun sequence encodes:
- the LOC120107766 gene encoding pentatricopeptide repeat-containing protein At4g20090-like produces the protein MAYAKRGSSRMVMMAWKNMLNNGRTPDLIAYTSMIRGLCEAGMVDGGMRLLNDMLARGDVEPDAVTYNVLFHGLLEGGNLTRAMDLLGRMLDRGCDPDPVTCNIFLKWLVVEGKGREFLDGLVVRLIKRGRVEGASEIVEVMLRKCLAPEASTWEKVLRGVCKRKKVWRIIDSAGWRCGDKSFE, from the coding sequence ATGGCTTATGCGAAGAGGGGAAGCTCAAGGATGGTAATGATGGCCTGGAAGAACATGTTAAACAACGGCCGCACCCCAGACTTGATCGCGTACACCTCCATGATCAGAGGGCTGTGCGAGGCCGGGATGGTGGATGGAGGGATGAGGCTGTTGAACGATATGCTGGCTCGCGGAGACGTGGAACCGGATGCCGTCACCTATAACgtattgtttcatggtttgttgGAGGGCGGTAACCTCACCCGGGCGATGGATTTGCTGGGTCGGATGTTGGATAGGGGGTGCGATCCGGATCCGGTCACCTGCAACATATTTTTGAAATGGTTGGTGGTGGAGGGAAAGGGGAGGGAGTTTTTGGATGGCTTGGTGGTGAGGCTGATCAAGAGGGGGAGGGTGGAGGGTGCTTCTGAGATTGTGGAGGTGATGCTGAGGAAGTGTCTGGCTCCGGAAGCATCCACTTGGGAGAAGGTGCTGAGAGGAGTTTGTAAGAGGAAGAAGGTTTGGAGGATTATTGATAGTGCTGGGTGGAGATGTGGGGATAAAAGTTTTGAATAG